One genomic window of Nocardioides daphniae includes the following:
- a CDS encoding Rv2175c family DNA-binding protein yields MNDGPLASADLDALVPAWIDWAGAAAQLGVSVGRVRTMIREHELAAAVPRPGAGQQVPADFLQDGEVVKGLPGLLTVLHDGGYDDRECIAWLFTDLDLPGRPIDALRENRGSEVKRRAQSMAF; encoded by the coding sequence ATGAACGACGGACCCCTCGCCTCGGCAGACCTCGACGCCCTCGTCCCCGCATGGATCGACTGGGCAGGTGCGGCCGCCCAGCTGGGCGTCTCGGTGGGGCGGGTGCGCACGATGATCCGTGAGCACGAGCTCGCCGCTGCGGTGCCGCGTCCCGGCGCCGGGCAGCAGGTCCCGGCCGACTTCCTCCAGGACGGCGAGGTCGTGAAGGGACTCCCCGGCCTGCTGACCGTGCTGCACGACGGCGGCTACGACGACCGCGAGTGCATCGCCTGGCTCTTCACGGACCTCGACCTGCCCGGCCGCCCGATCGACGCGCTGCGTGAGAACCGCGGCTCTGAGGTCAAGCGCCGGGCCCAGTCGATGGCCTTCTGA
- a CDS encoding ribonuclease domain-containing protein yields the protein MLRRSPWALLAGLALVLALWWFQPGGEPDSSSRPTPGASAPSSGLPTGPSTFGPVQPGAGEDEDGLPTVRAAELPREARRVLDLIDAGGPFAHPDKDGSRFGNFEGRLPARPRGYYREYTVPTPGIDHRGARRIVTGQAGQRYWTADHYESFARILR from the coding sequence GTGCTGCGCCGCTCCCCGTGGGCCCTGCTGGCGGGGCTCGCCCTAGTCCTGGCGCTGTGGTGGTTCCAGCCCGGCGGCGAGCCGGACTCCTCGTCGCGGCCCACCCCGGGAGCCTCGGCGCCCTCATCGGGGCTGCCCACCGGCCCCTCGACCTTCGGCCCTGTCCAGCCCGGGGCGGGAGAGGACGAGGACGGCCTGCCGACCGTGCGGGCCGCCGAGCTGCCGCGGGAGGCCCGGCGGGTCCTCGACCTCATCGACGCCGGCGGTCCCTTCGCCCATCCCGACAAGGACGGATCGCGCTTCGGCAACTTCGAGGGGCGGCTGCCGGCCCGGCCCCGCGGCTACTACCGGGAGTACACCGTGCCGACGCCGGGGATCGACCACCGCGGCGCCCGCCGGATCGTGACCGGCCAGGCCGGTCAGCGTTACTGGACCGCCGACCACTACGAGAGCTTCGCGAGGATCCTGCGATGA
- a CDS encoding barstar family protein → MSGLAPLLARRHPAGVYRWEAAYDVDQVASVVHAAHWSFHHVDGVAAATKRELLAALGVALEFPATYGQNLDALADLLDDLAGPTLLLWDEWGLLAREDERTFATLLQIFSERADDAVRPPFAVLLRGAGPEVVGLGLLD, encoded by the coding sequence ATGAGTGGCCTGGCGCCCCTGCTCGCCCGGCGCCACCCCGCAGGCGTCTACCGCTGGGAGGCGGCGTACGACGTCGACCAGGTCGCCAGTGTCGTGCACGCCGCGCACTGGTCGTTCCACCACGTCGACGGCGTGGCGGCAGCCACGAAGCGCGAGCTCCTGGCCGCGCTGGGGGTCGCGCTGGAGTTCCCGGCGACCTACGGGCAGAACCTCGACGCGCTCGCCGACCTGCTCGACGACCTCGCCGGGCCCACGCTCCTGCTCTGGGACGAATGGGGCCTGCTGGCCCGCGAGGACGAGCGCACGTTCGCCACCCTGCTGCAGATCTTCTCCGAGCGTGCCGACGACGCCGTGCGCCCACCCTTCGCCGTGCTGCTGCGCGGCGCGGGCCCCGAGGTCGTCGGGCTCGGGCTGCTGGACTGA
- a CDS encoding polyprenyl synthetase family protein, which yields MPAPTQPAEWDAAAFRTALQTTLDEFLDEQEARLAPLGPDATRLLTEARTALDGGKRFRAAFCWWGYRAVRPEVEDERALLRACAAMELLQASALVHDDLMDASDTRRGRPATHKALEAEHVAAGWRGNAEQYGAAAAILLGDLLLAWSGELLRRCGLPFERVAPALEVFALCRTEVIAGQFLDVSVQARAHADVETAMTVLRYKSAKYSIERPLHIGAALAGASEQQLDQLTEFGLPLGEAFQLRDDLLGVFGDPATTGKPAGDDLVEGKRTVLVALALDGADEAGAATLDAALGSPLDEARVEELRTLIEGSGAHAAVEQMITDLSDRAVARLDAAGFDPGATATLRTLAALATQRVL from the coding sequence GTGCCCGCGCCGACCCAGCCTGCCGAGTGGGACGCCGCGGCGTTCCGCACCGCCCTCCAGACCACGTTGGACGAGTTCCTCGACGAGCAGGAGGCGCGCCTGGCGCCGCTCGGCCCCGACGCCACCCGTCTGCTCACGGAGGCCCGGACCGCCCTCGACGGCGGCAAGCGCTTCCGGGCCGCCTTCTGCTGGTGGGGCTACCGCGCGGTCCGTCCCGAGGTCGAGGACGAGCGCGCCCTGCTGCGTGCCTGCGCCGCGATGGAGCTGCTCCAGGCCAGCGCCCTGGTCCACGACGACCTGATGGACGCCTCCGACACCCGTCGCGGTCGCCCCGCGACCCACAAGGCGCTGGAGGCCGAGCACGTGGCGGCCGGCTGGCGGGGCAACGCCGAGCAGTACGGCGCCGCGGCGGCGATCCTGCTGGGCGACCTGCTGCTGGCCTGGTCCGGTGAGCTGCTGCGTCGCTGCGGCCTCCCCTTCGAGCGCGTGGCTCCGGCCCTGGAGGTCTTCGCGCTCTGCCGTACCGAGGTGATCGCGGGACAGTTCCTCGACGTGTCGGTGCAGGCACGTGCCCACGCCGACGTCGAGACCGCGATGACGGTGCTGCGCTACAAGTCGGCCAAGTACTCGATCGAGCGTCCGCTGCACATCGGGGCCGCGTTGGCCGGGGCGAGCGAGCAGCAGCTCGACCAGCTCACCGAGTTCGGCCTGCCGCTGGGTGAGGCGTTCCAGCTGCGCGACGACCTCCTCGGCGTCTTCGGCGACCCGGCCACCACCGGCAAGCCTGCCGGCGACGACCTGGTCGAGGGCAAGCGCACCGTGCTCGTGGCCCTGGCCCTGGACGGGGCCGACGAGGCCGGGGCGGCCACCCTCGACGCGGCGCTCGGCTCGCCGCTGGACGAGGCCCGGGTGGAGGAGCTGCGCACGCTGATCGAGGGCTCGGGGGCCCACGCGGCGGTCGAGCAGATGATCACCGACCTGTCGGACCGCGCCGTGGCCCGGCTCGACGCGGCCGGCTTCGACCCGGGCGCGACGGCCACGCTGCGTACGCTGGCAGCGCTCGCCACCCAGCGCGTGCTCTGA
- a CDS encoding SIMPL domain-containing protein, translated as MQRTVTVTGIGAASAVPDRAVVRVAVSHRAAGVAEAVAGLDPAGRAVSEVVRAHTEPGQVATTGVQVWPHHDQQGRPDGFEASHQTRIVCDDLASASALLSALAERVGDALRVDAVALEVGDPSEAVARARELAFADARARAEHLAGLGGAALGDLVAIQEGQAGPGQEGAQYARAAAQVSLEPGEQEVRVQVSGTWQLV; from the coding sequence ATGCAGAGGACTGTCACCGTCACCGGCATCGGCGCCGCCTCCGCGGTCCCCGACCGGGCCGTCGTCCGGGTCGCCGTGAGCCACCGTGCCGCCGGCGTCGCCGAGGCGGTCGCCGGGCTGGACCCGGCCGGGCGCGCGGTCAGCGAGGTCGTCCGCGCCCACACCGAGCCCGGGCAGGTCGCGACCACCGGCGTGCAGGTCTGGCCGCACCACGACCAGCAGGGGCGCCCCGACGGCTTCGAGGCCAGCCACCAGACGCGCATCGTCTGCGACGACCTCGCCTCGGCCTCGGCCCTCCTATCCGCGCTCGCCGAGCGTGTCGGCGACGCCCTTCGGGTCGACGCGGTCGCACTGGAGGTCGGTGACCCCTCCGAGGCGGTGGCCAGGGCGCGCGAGCTGGCGTTCGCCGATGCCCGGGCGCGGGCCGAGCACCTCGCCGGGCTCGGAGGCGCGGCGTTGGGTGACCTGGTGGCCATCCAGGAGGGACAGGCGGGCCCCGGTCAGGAGGGCGCGCAGTACGCTCGGGCCGCGGCCCAGGTCAGCCTCGAGCCCGGCGAGCAGGAGGTCCGGGTGCAGGTCAGCGGCACCTGGCAGCTGGTCTGA
- a CDS encoding phytoene desaturase family protein: protein MHVVVVGGGFGGMAGAARLAKLGHSVTLLDRAPTLGGALGQLTHEEFTFDTGPSTTLLPAVVRDLFRKSGRPLEREVELVPVEVIREHRFTDGTSLSLTGGSRAAQKHAFEALGAGLGSQWVAYVDELGEVWERVRKDYLERPWDPALAHRDAAALLKARTTLARTFRRAFGDDRLALVAGHPFTAEGHDLARVPAWLGTVSYVEQKFGAWTVEGGLGGLAAVLTKRLATRKVDVRTSTPVHDLVVSDGRVRAVRTDAGDVEADAVVCAVDPHHFPALRPLVRRTTSTSLPTLTHLGVAGELPAWVAAAGETVLHGRSGEPTLVLRHGGSAPDGHAVLTVQHRGPATGDVVELLARRGVDLRGRVVTRLERSPADLAEAWGGSPLGMQWRGRATVRRRLGPTTPVAGLYAAGAHATPGAGLPFTGLSGSLVAQAIGPA from the coding sequence ATGCACGTGGTGGTCGTCGGCGGAGGCTTCGGTGGCATGGCGGGCGCGGCGCGCCTGGCCAAGCTCGGCCACTCGGTGACCCTGCTCGACCGTGCCCCGACGCTCGGCGGCGCGCTCGGACAGCTCACGCACGAGGAGTTCACCTTCGACACCGGCCCCTCCACGACGTTGCTGCCCGCCGTCGTCCGTGACCTCTTCCGCAAGTCCGGGCGCCCCCTGGAGCGCGAGGTCGAGCTGGTCCCCGTCGAGGTGATCCGCGAGCACCGCTTCACCGACGGCACCTCGCTCTCCCTCACCGGCGGCTCCCGCGCCGCGCAGAAGCACGCCTTCGAGGCCCTCGGCGCGGGGCTCGGCAGCCAGTGGGTCGCCTACGTCGACGAACTCGGCGAGGTCTGGGAGCGGGTGCGCAAGGACTACCTCGAGCGCCCGTGGGACCCCGCGCTCGCGCACCGCGACGCCGCGGCCCTGCTCAAGGCCCGTACGACGCTCGCCCGGACCTTCCGGCGGGCCTTCGGTGACGACCGGCTCGCCCTCGTCGCCGGCCACCCCTTCACCGCCGAGGGCCACGACCTCGCCCGGGTGCCGGCGTGGCTCGGCACCGTCTCCTACGTCGAGCAGAAGTTCGGCGCGTGGACCGTCGAGGGCGGCCTGGGCGGCCTCGCCGCGGTGCTGACGAAGCGCCTGGCCACCCGCAAGGTGGACGTCCGCACCTCCACCCCCGTGCACGACCTGGTCGTCTCCGACGGGCGGGTGCGGGCCGTGCGCACCGACGCCGGCGACGTCGAGGCCGACGCGGTCGTCTGCGCCGTCGACCCCCACCACTTCCCGGCGCTGCGGCCCCTCGTGCGGCGTACGACGTCGACCTCCCTGCCGACGCTGACCCACCTGGGCGTCGCGGGCGAGCTGCCCGCGTGGGTGGCCGCAGCCGGGGAGACCGTGCTGCACGGCCGCTCCGGCGAGCCCACCCTGGTCCTGCGCCACGGCGGCTCGGCCCCCGATGGCCACGCCGTGCTCACCGTCCAGCACCGTGGCCCCGCCACCGGCGACGTCGTCGAGCTGCTCGCCCGTCGCGGCGTCGACCTGCGCGGCCGGGTGGTCACCCGCCTGGAGCGCTCCCCCGCCGACCTCGCCGAGGCGTGGGGCGGCTCCCCGCTGGGCATGCAGTGGCGCGGCCGGGCGACCGTACGCCGTCGGCTCGGCCCCACCACGCCCGTCGCCGGCCTCTACGCCGCGGGCGCCCATGCGACCCCGGGAGCGGGCCTGCCCTTCACCGGCCTCTCCGGCTCGCTGGTGGCGCAGGCGATCGGCCCGGCCTGA
- a CDS encoding ArsC/Spx/MgsR family protein: protein MEIWLNPACSKCRTALSTLDEAGVDYTVRRYLDDLPTAAELGEVVTRLGLEPWDLARPKEAREAGIDLPKDAAHRQEWLEAMAASPRTIQRPILTAADGTTVVGRDPESLARVIAAE from the coding sequence ATGGAGATCTGGCTCAACCCGGCCTGCAGCAAGTGCCGCACCGCGCTCAGCACCCTTGACGAGGCAGGCGTCGACTACACCGTCCGGCGCTACCTCGACGACCTCCCCACCGCCGCCGAGCTGGGCGAGGTCGTGACCCGCCTCGGCCTCGAGCCGTGGGACCTGGCGCGCCCCAAGGAGGCCCGCGAGGCCGGGATCGACCTGCCCAAGGACGCCGCCCACCGTCAGGAGTGGCTCGAGGCGATGGCCGCCTCGCCGCGCACCATCCAGCGCCCGATCCTGACCGCGGCCGACGGGACCACCGTGGTGGGCCGCGACCCCGAGTCGCTGGCCAGGGTCATCGCCGCCGAGTAG
- a CDS encoding YbaK/EbsC family protein — MTSEHESIAAFRAEHALRNGTGDVVVLPASVHTAALAAEALGCEVGAIANSLLFTADGSPVLLLTSGAHRVDVAKVARDLGVDRLERATPDFVRTHTGQVIGGVSPFAHPAPVPTWIDTWLQRHDVVWAAAGHPSAVYSTTYEELRTMTGAVPLDVE; from the coding sequence ATGACGAGTGAGCACGAGTCGATCGCGGCGTTCCGCGCCGAACATGCCCTCCGCAACGGTACCGGCGACGTGGTGGTGCTGCCTGCATCGGTGCACACCGCAGCGCTCGCGGCCGAGGCGCTGGGCTGCGAGGTCGGTGCCATCGCCAACAGCCTGCTCTTCACGGCCGACGGGTCCCCCGTGCTGCTGCTCACCTCGGGAGCCCACCGGGTCGACGTGGCGAAGGTGGCACGCGACCTGGGCGTCGACCGCCTCGAGCGCGCCACCCCCGACTTCGTCCGCACCCACACCGGGCAGGTGATCGGCGGCGTCTCCCCCTTCGCCCACCCCGCTCCGGTTCCGACCTGGATCGACACCTGGCTGCAGCGCCACGACGTGGTCTGGGCCGCTGCCGGCCATCCCTCCGCGGTCTACTCCACGACGTACGAGGAGCTGCGCACGATGACCGGGGCGGTGCCGCTCGACGTGGAGTGA
- a CDS encoding DUF6504 family protein — translation MRRYDDPVEVRRGQVAGQGSEQSLEAPEQFLWHGRVWKVRSVVARWVETGPWWQSSRARSVIGAEVGEADHLPHQRDWDELEGDLLAEREFWRVEAGRPVAREPQEGPTSGVFDLSYDAIDGRWQLVGCLD, via the coding sequence ATGAGGCGGTACGACGACCCGGTGGAGGTCCGTCGGGGACAGGTGGCCGGGCAGGGGAGCGAGCAGTCGCTCGAGGCGCCCGAGCAGTTCCTGTGGCACGGACGTGTGTGGAAGGTGCGCAGCGTGGTGGCCCGGTGGGTGGAGACCGGCCCCTGGTGGCAGTCGTCCCGGGCCCGCTCGGTGATCGGGGCGGAGGTCGGCGAGGCCGACCACCTCCCGCACCAGCGCGACTGGGACGAGCTCGAGGGCGACCTGCTCGCCGAGCGCGAGTTCTGGCGCGTGGAGGCCGGCAGGCCCGTGGCGCGCGAGCCCCAGGAGGGGCCGACCAGTGGGGTCTTCGACCTCTCCTACGACGCGATCGACGGGCGCTGGCAGCTCGTGGGTTGCCTGGACTGA